A window of Apium graveolens cultivar Ventura chromosome 8, ASM990537v1, whole genome shotgun sequence contains these coding sequences:
- the LOC141678097 gene encoding uncharacterized protein LOC141678097 isoform X2 — MKPRPSEASSNWTSTNTVHIAAAKEINEDNVPLVEETATMKKARLAGLDTRGKAMEPSFLRKHKEPMGEASTEVDEGHNAPITVPAAAATCAFQPLWGFRRGDTVVGSTKHAWDWSYHSLTPKDFTDVVATPDLERIKLMGAQSLASSNAYFQGTVRQAESWKRASDKADNALRRQQKKYATLEKKLKRKEEELGESNAELVVLRAEKDKAIDNYLDSEEFAQSMRIRDDSVFPGFFRTGWDTTLGTVNEACPDINPADYVCPDDEALLQRFRTRVVVSDHVPQDPLLPPPESSSRPAEDDSSSSSSETTETSSESGEDDDMDAEGTSAP; from the exons ATGAAGCCTAGACCATCTGAGGCCTCTTCTAACTGGACTTCTACTAATACAGTTCACATTGCAG ctgctaaggagatcaacgaggacaATGTACCTCTCGTTGAAGAGACTGCTACGATGAAAAAAGCTCGCCTTGCAGGCCTGGACACCCGAGGGAAGGCCATGGAGCCTAGCTTCTTGAGAaaacacaaggagcctatgggggaggcttcaactgaagtaGATGAGGGCCACAACGCTCCCATCACTgttcctgctgctgctgctacatgcgccttccagcctctctggggatttcgccgaggggataccgtggttggatctacgaagcatgcttgggattggtcctatcatagcttgactcccaaggactttactgatgtggtggccacccctgaccttgagaggattaagctcatgggagctcagtctctggcttca tctaacgcctattttcaaggcactgtgaggcaagccgagtcatggaagcgggcttctgataaggccgataatgcccttaggaggcaacagaagaagtatgctaccctggagaagaagctcaagcgcaaggaggaggaactcggagagtccaacgccgagctggtggtacttcgggcggaaaaggataaagctatagacaactatctggattcagaggagtttgcccaatccatgaggattagggatgattcagtctttcccgggttttttaggactggttgggacacgacccttgggaccgtgaacgaggcttgtcctgatattaacccggcggactatgtctgccctgatgacgaggctttgctacagaggtttcgtacccgagtagttgtctcggatcatgttcctcaggatccactccttcctcctcccgagtcttcttccagacctgctgaggacgatagctcttcctcttcctccgagacgacagagacatccagcgagagcggagaggacgatgatatggatgccgagggtacctcagctccttag
- the LOC141678097 gene encoding uncharacterized protein LOC141678097 isoform X1, with product MADKNSERAAKIASASKRGKDIEIRSSYMSLIDMINTRGDEYPSTAHLDSFNHCNTWHNIDFDKLNARYNVLPPLRLVPVSGGDRTCHWRPDTLFIYTDALNAGLRFPFHPFIPHLLADLEINPCQLPPNAWRNILCFMVCCLREGFSLSVAVFRKVFQCYNSSSSICGWVYVKQRPKSKHIFNNASIPDNNQNWRNSFVGLRWENGDWGTLFRSSFGKVSYGSLKSIHLTPEETIIYNGLTQDDDTTTSWTLLEEFSLIHVGLSSVSQQAAKEINEDNVPLVEETATMKKARLAGLDTRGKAMEPSFLRKHKEPMGEASTEVDEGHNAPITVPAAAATCAFQPLWGFRRGDTVVGSTKHAWDWSYHSLTPKDFTDVVATPDLERIKLMGAQSLASSNAYFQGTVRQAESWKRASDKADNALRRQQKKYATLEKKLKRKEEELGESNAELVVLRAEKDKAIDNYLDSEEFAQSMRIRDDSVFPGFFRTGWDTTLGTVNEACPDINPADYVCPDDEALLQRFRTRVVVSDHVPQDPLLPPPESSSRPAEDDSSSSSSETTETSSESGEDDDMDAEGTSAP from the exons ATGGCTGATAAgaattccgagagggcggccaaaatagcctcggcttcaaaacgaggtaaggatatcgagatccgttcttcatatatgtctttaatcgatatgattaacactaggggggatgaatatccctccactgcacatctcgattcttttaatcattgtaatacttggcacaacatagatttcgataaactaaatgcacgttataacgtccttccccctcttagattagttccggtctctggtggtgaccgtacttgccactggagacccgacactctctttatttacactgatgcccttaatgctgggcttaggtttccttttcacccttttattcctcatcttttagctgatttagaaatcaacccgtgtcagcttcctccaaacgcttggaggaacattttatgttttatggtctgctgccttagggagggcttttctctttctgtagctgtttttaggaaggtctttcagtgctataatagctcttccagcatttgtggttgggtctatgttaagcaaaggcccaaaagtaaacatatctttaacaacgcctctattcctgataacaatcaaaattggaggaatagtttcgttgggttacgttgggagaatggcgactggggcacactcttccgatcttccttcgggaaggttagctatggtagcctcaaatccattcacttaactcccgaggaaactattatttataatgggcttactcaggacgatgacactactaccagctggactctcttagaggagttctccctcattcacgtgggactatcctctgtttctcaacagg ctgctaaggagatcaacgaggacaATGTACCTCTCGTTGAAGAGACTGCTACGATGAAAAAAGCTCGCCTTGCAGGCCTGGACACCCGAGGGAAGGCCATGGAGCCTAGCTTCTTGAGAaaacacaaggagcctatgggggaggcttcaactgaagtaGATGAGGGCCACAACGCTCCCATCACTgttcctgctgctgctgctacatgcgccttccagcctctctggggatttcgccgaggggataccgtggttggatctacgaagcatgcttgggattggtcctatcatagcttgactcccaaggactttactgatgtggtggccacccctgaccttgagaggattaagctcatgggagctcagtctctggcttca tctaacgcctattttcaaggcactgtgaggcaagccgagtcatggaagcgggcttctgataaggccgataatgcccttaggaggcaacagaagaagtatgctaccctggagaagaagctcaagcgcaaggaggaggaactcggagagtccaacgccgagctggtggtacttcgggcggaaaaggataaagctatagacaactatctggattcagaggagtttgcccaatccatgaggattagggatgattcagtctttcccgggttttttaggactggttgggacacgacccttgggaccgtgaacgaggcttgtcctgatattaacccggcggactatgtctgccctgatgacgaggctttgctacagaggtttcgtacccgagtagttgtctcggatcatgttcctcaggatccactccttcctcctcccgagtcttcttccagacctgctgaggacgatagctcttcctcttcctccgagacgacagagacatccagcgagagcggagaggacgatgatatggatgccgagggtacctcagctccttag